In a single window of the Clarias gariepinus isolate MV-2021 ecotype Netherlands chromosome 16, CGAR_prim_01v2, whole genome shotgun sequence genome:
- the atxn2l gene encoding ataxin-2-like protein isoform X1 — protein sequence MSFRRQNPQPGPSGRKTTNGPSGSAGMSPTVPGSSTTRPAPGRNRNSVKPPSQSPPVFEGVYNNSRMLHFLTAVVGSRCDVRVKNGSVYEGIFKTLSSRCELAVDAVHKLRTEEGDGCGGGSSTHPRREEITDTMIFSPSDLITMTCRDVDLNYATRDTFTDSAISSSRVNGDHREKVLQRWDGGDSNGENFDLETDASNGWDASEMFRFNEETYGVKSTYDSSLSMYTVPLERGSSEGFRQREARAARLASEIEASAQYRHRVALENDEGRSEEDKYSAVVRDGGERERGRDSPGFSSSGSREGKYIPLPQRAREREIGASRSDRERGGPSSALPNRTNRPAPSSSSPRPPLPSGSGQPTPPSDRNSPLSIRGGYSPHQAQCSPPAQSRPLEGGHASPPAPHMLPHSLSHPQSPSDSARPVNGVSSRTSPKSQRPAQTRSLRASNSHSSPTVSHSPKPDAPNQDSPLSAPTYLDTSSVTMVTSKPSGPTPLFPVDVNEILSKERTESPVSPQDSKGSKAASLQQRSQIEELRKFGKEFRLHSSSTPSSPNTSVTHSEPAQTSPTQSTQTDSTLSTDPKTVSPTTPTQELPSDEAGRETSAEGPAAVTPPSVTPTGTPSATPDGVSHQTGTDGQAAVPPQPARTPGREDGRSEATDRVEGVTDQVKKSTLNPNAKEFNPAKAPLTMVKPSATPTTPRPTPPSPSVVLQPPTGQGPIYTPPQYLNYVSIPLQGHSVQAPQMYQYAVSTVSQGKYPRAKGSVVAPRPDHNSSGAPMLQAASAAGPPLVASPYPQSYLQYSQVIPAMPHYPGQPVYSMLQSGARMLSSGGHPQTLGHPGPQYPGQTEGPPGAQQGMYAPQSFPHHSGSMHPPQPSTTPTGNQPPPQHPAPSPGQSGQSGPQPQALYHSAPLSAPTPPNLPPGHSSPQASYPIQGYSLPGHQPLPHPYTSIGQLTQAHVPGALSGPHHSGGHGPPPMMLLHAAPPPQQGPGSGPGPQHPAHAPPPPQQGTHQHYTYIGHPQAVQVQPHPPQQLPFHPPGN from the exons ATGTCTTTCCGCCGCCAGAAT CCACAGCCTGGACCAAGTGGCCGCAAAACGACTAACGGACCTTCTGGATCGGCCGGTATGTCACCGACAGTTCCTGGGAGTAGCACTACCAGACCAGCCCCTGGAAG gaACAGAAACTCTGTGAAGCCTCCCTCACAGTCTCCTCCT GTGTTTGAGGGAGTCTACAATAACTCCCGGATGCTTCATTTCCTCACAGCTGTAGTG GGCTCTAGGTGTGACGTGCGGGTAAAGAATGGCAGTGTGTACGAGGGGATTTTTAAGACACTAAGTTCAAGA TGTGAACTGGCAGTGGACGCCGTACACAAACTAAGGACTGAAGAAGGGGATGGCTGTGGAGGTGGTTCGTCCACACACCCCAGGAGAGAAGAGATCACAGACACAATGATCTTTAGCCCCAGTGACTTGATCACTATGACCTGCAGAGACGTGGATCTTAACTATGCTACTCGAg acACCTTTACAGACTCTGCGATCAGCTCGTCCAGAGTAAACGGCGATCACAGAGAGAAGGTGCTGCAGAGGTGGGATGGTGGAGACAGCAATGGAGAGAACTTTGATCTAGAAACAGACGCA TCTAATGGTTGGGATGCCAGTGAGATGTTCCGCTTCAACGAAGAAACTTATGGGGTGAAGTCCACCTACGACTCAAGCCTCTCAATGTACAC ggTTCCCCTGGAGCGAGGTAGCTCGGAGGGTTTCCGGCAGCGAGAGGCCCGAGCTGCACGGCTGGCCAGTGAGATTGAGGCCAGCGCGCAATATCGCCACAGAGTGGCGCTGGAGAATGATGAAGGAAGAAGCGAAGAAGATAAGTATAGTGCTGTAGTGCGTGatggaggggagagagagagggggagagacagCCCAGGCTTCTCCAGTTCTGGGAGCCG GGAGGGCAAATACATTCCCTTACCTCAAAGAGCGAGAGAACGAGAAATTGGTGCATCCAGAAGTGACCGAGAAAGAGGAGGACCTTCCTCTGCTCTTCCCAATCGAACAAACAGACCTGCCCCCTCAAGCTCGTCCCCCAGGCCGCCACTGCCCTCTGGCAGTGGTCAGCCCACACCGCCTTCTGATAGGAACAGTCCTTTGTCAATCCGAGGTGGATATTCTCCCCACCAAGCGCAGTGTAGCCCACCTGCTCAATCCCGGCCCTTAGAAGGAGGTCATGCCAGTCCTCCTGCCCCACACATGCTCCCCCATTCTCTTTCACACCCTCAGTCTCCCTCAGATTCTGCACGACCTGTTAATGGAG TGTCATCTCGGACATCCCCCAAATCTCAAAGGCCAGCACAAACCAGAAGCTTGCGTGCATCCAACTCTCACTCTTCACCTACAG TCTCGCATTCCCCCAAACCTGATGCACCCAACCAGGATTCCCCCCTGAGTGCTCCTACCTATCTGGACACCTCTTCAGTTACCATGGTCACCTCGAAGCCCTCTGGCCCCACCCCACTCTTCCCTGTAGATG TGAATGAGATCTTATCCAAGGAGAGGACAGAAAGCCCTGTCAGTCCTCAAGACAGCAAGGGCAGTAAag CTGCCTCACTTCAGCAAAGGTCACAGATAGAGGAGCTCCGCAAGTTTGGAAAAGAGTTCAGA cttCACTCAAGCTCCACACCCTCGAGCCCTAACACTTCAGTGACCCACAGCGAACCTGCTCAGACAAGCCCAACCCAAAGCACGCAGACGGACTCAACTCTCTCCACAGATCCCAAAACTGTCTCACCTACAACTCCGACACAGGAGCTTCCATCAGATGAGGCAGGCAGGGAAACGAGTGCTGAAGGTCCAGCTGCGGTGACCCCACCGTCTGTCACACCCACAGGCACACCTTCTGCCACACCTGATGGTGTTTCTCATCAAACTGGTACAGATGGACAAGCAGCAGTGCCACCCCAGCCTGCGAGGACACCAGGCAGGGAAGACGGCCGCTCAGAGGCCACGGACAGAGTGGAGGGTGTGACTGA TCAAGTGAAGAAGTCCACACTAAACCCTAATGCCAAAGAGTTTAACCCTGCCAAGGCTCCTCTCACTATG GTAAAGCCTTCTGCGACCCCCACTACTCCACGGCCCACACCTCCAAGCCCCTCTGTGGTGCTCCAGCCTCCCACAGGACAAGGACCTATCTACACCCCCCCTCAGTACCTGAACTACGTCTCAATACCTTTACAGGGCCACTCtgtgcag GCCCCTCAGATGTACCAGTATGCTGTGTCCACCGTGAGCCAAGGAAAGTACCCCAGAGCTAAAG GCTCAGTTGTTGCCCCCCGTCCGGACCACAACTCGTCGGGAGCTCCTATGCTCCAGGCGGCATCAGCAGCAGGTCCTCCTCTTGTGGCCTCTCCTTATCCCCAGTCTTACCTGCAATATAGCCAGGTCATCCCTGCCATGCCACACTATCCGGGACAG CCGGTGTATTCCATGCTGCAAAGTGGAGCGCGGATGCTGAGTTCAGGGGGACACCCTCAGACGCTTGGACATCCTGGTCCTCAATACCCTGGCCAGACCGAGGGACCCCCAGGAGCCCAGCAGGGCATGTATG CCCCTCAGTCATTCCCCCATCACTCGGGCTCCATGCATCCTCCGCAGCCCTCCACCACTCCCACCGGCAACCAGCCACCCCCTCAGCACCCCGCCCCTAGCCCAGGCCAG tcTGGTCAATCAGGTCCACAACCGCAGGCTTTGTATCATTCAGCTCCCCTGTCAGCTCCCACCCCCCCTAACCTGCCGCCAGGCCACAGTTCTCCCCAGGCCTCATACCCCATCCAGGGCTACAGCCTGCCAGGACATCAGCCTCTACCCCACCCCTACACGTCCATTGGGCAGCTCACACAG GCTCATGTCCCAGGGGCACTGTCAGGCCCTCATCACTCTGGGGGTCACGGGCCTCCTCCGATGATGCTGCTTCATGCTGCTCCTCCCCCTCAGCAGGGCCCAGGTTCTGGACCTGGCCCCCAACACCCTGCACATGCACCCCCTCCACCCCAGCAAGGAACTCATCAGCACTACACCTACATCGGGCACCCTCAAG ctGTGCAGGTGCAGCCCCACCCTCCCCAACAGCTGCCCTTCCACCCTCCTGGAAACTGA
- the atxn2l gene encoding ataxin-2-like protein isoform X2 encodes MNRNSVKPPSQSPPVFEGVYNNSRMLHFLTAVVGSRCDVRVKNGSVYEGIFKTLSSRCELAVDAVHKLRTEEGDGCGGGSSTHPRREEITDTMIFSPSDLITMTCRDVDLNYATRDTFTDSAISSSRVNGDHREKVLQRWDGGDSNGENFDLETDASNGWDASEMFRFNEETYGVKSTYDSSLSMYTVPLERGSSEGFRQREARAARLASEIEASAQYRHRVALENDEGRSEEDKYSAVVRDGGERERGRDSPGFSSSGSREGKYIPLPQRAREREIGASRSDRERGGPSSALPNRTNRPAPSSSSPRPPLPSGSGQPTPPSDRNSPLSIRGGYSPHQAQCSPPAQSRPLEGGHASPPAPHMLPHSLSHPQSPSDSARPVNGVSSRTSPKSQRPAQTRSLRASNSHSSPTVSHSPKPDAPNQDSPLSAPTYLDTSSVTMVTSKPSGPTPLFPVDVNEILSKERTESPVSPQDSKGSKAASLQQRSQIEELRKFGKEFRLHSSSTPSSPNTSVTHSEPAQTSPTQSTQTDSTLSTDPKTVSPTTPTQELPSDEAGRETSAEGPAAVTPPSVTPTGTPSATPDGVSHQTGTDGQAAVPPQPARTPGREDGRSEATDRVEGVTDQVKKSTLNPNAKEFNPAKAPLTMVKPSATPTTPRPTPPSPSVVLQPPTGQGPIYTPPQYLNYVSIPLQGHSVQAPQMYQYAVSTVSQGKYPRAKGSVVAPRPDHNSSGAPMLQAASAAGPPLVASPYPQSYLQYSQVIPAMPHYPGQPVYSMLQSGARMLSSGGHPQTLGHPGPQYPGQTEGPPGAQQGMYAPQSFPHHSGSMHPPQPSTTPTGNQPPPQHPAPSPGQSGQSGPQPQALYHSAPLSAPTPPNLPPGHSSPQASYPIQGYSLPGHQPLPHPYTSIGQLTQAHVPGALSGPHHSGGHGPPPMMLLHAAPPPQQGPGSGPGPQHPAHAPPPPQQGTHQHYTYIGHPQAVQVQPHPPQQLPFHPPGN; translated from the exons AT gaACAGAAACTCTGTGAAGCCTCCCTCACAGTCTCCTCCT GTGTTTGAGGGAGTCTACAATAACTCCCGGATGCTTCATTTCCTCACAGCTGTAGTG GGCTCTAGGTGTGACGTGCGGGTAAAGAATGGCAGTGTGTACGAGGGGATTTTTAAGACACTAAGTTCAAGA TGTGAACTGGCAGTGGACGCCGTACACAAACTAAGGACTGAAGAAGGGGATGGCTGTGGAGGTGGTTCGTCCACACACCCCAGGAGAGAAGAGATCACAGACACAATGATCTTTAGCCCCAGTGACTTGATCACTATGACCTGCAGAGACGTGGATCTTAACTATGCTACTCGAg acACCTTTACAGACTCTGCGATCAGCTCGTCCAGAGTAAACGGCGATCACAGAGAGAAGGTGCTGCAGAGGTGGGATGGTGGAGACAGCAATGGAGAGAACTTTGATCTAGAAACAGACGCA TCTAATGGTTGGGATGCCAGTGAGATGTTCCGCTTCAACGAAGAAACTTATGGGGTGAAGTCCACCTACGACTCAAGCCTCTCAATGTACAC ggTTCCCCTGGAGCGAGGTAGCTCGGAGGGTTTCCGGCAGCGAGAGGCCCGAGCTGCACGGCTGGCCAGTGAGATTGAGGCCAGCGCGCAATATCGCCACAGAGTGGCGCTGGAGAATGATGAAGGAAGAAGCGAAGAAGATAAGTATAGTGCTGTAGTGCGTGatggaggggagagagagagggggagagacagCCCAGGCTTCTCCAGTTCTGGGAGCCG GGAGGGCAAATACATTCCCTTACCTCAAAGAGCGAGAGAACGAGAAATTGGTGCATCCAGAAGTGACCGAGAAAGAGGAGGACCTTCCTCTGCTCTTCCCAATCGAACAAACAGACCTGCCCCCTCAAGCTCGTCCCCCAGGCCGCCACTGCCCTCTGGCAGTGGTCAGCCCACACCGCCTTCTGATAGGAACAGTCCTTTGTCAATCCGAGGTGGATATTCTCCCCACCAAGCGCAGTGTAGCCCACCTGCTCAATCCCGGCCCTTAGAAGGAGGTCATGCCAGTCCTCCTGCCCCACACATGCTCCCCCATTCTCTTTCACACCCTCAGTCTCCCTCAGATTCTGCACGACCTGTTAATGGAG TGTCATCTCGGACATCCCCCAAATCTCAAAGGCCAGCACAAACCAGAAGCTTGCGTGCATCCAACTCTCACTCTTCACCTACAG TCTCGCATTCCCCCAAACCTGATGCACCCAACCAGGATTCCCCCCTGAGTGCTCCTACCTATCTGGACACCTCTTCAGTTACCATGGTCACCTCGAAGCCCTCTGGCCCCACCCCACTCTTCCCTGTAGATG TGAATGAGATCTTATCCAAGGAGAGGACAGAAAGCCCTGTCAGTCCTCAAGACAGCAAGGGCAGTAAag CTGCCTCACTTCAGCAAAGGTCACAGATAGAGGAGCTCCGCAAGTTTGGAAAAGAGTTCAGA cttCACTCAAGCTCCACACCCTCGAGCCCTAACACTTCAGTGACCCACAGCGAACCTGCTCAGACAAGCCCAACCCAAAGCACGCAGACGGACTCAACTCTCTCCACAGATCCCAAAACTGTCTCACCTACAACTCCGACACAGGAGCTTCCATCAGATGAGGCAGGCAGGGAAACGAGTGCTGAAGGTCCAGCTGCGGTGACCCCACCGTCTGTCACACCCACAGGCACACCTTCTGCCACACCTGATGGTGTTTCTCATCAAACTGGTACAGATGGACAAGCAGCAGTGCCACCCCAGCCTGCGAGGACACCAGGCAGGGAAGACGGCCGCTCAGAGGCCACGGACAGAGTGGAGGGTGTGACTGA TCAAGTGAAGAAGTCCACACTAAACCCTAATGCCAAAGAGTTTAACCCTGCCAAGGCTCCTCTCACTATG GTAAAGCCTTCTGCGACCCCCACTACTCCACGGCCCACACCTCCAAGCCCCTCTGTGGTGCTCCAGCCTCCCACAGGACAAGGACCTATCTACACCCCCCCTCAGTACCTGAACTACGTCTCAATACCTTTACAGGGCCACTCtgtgcag GCCCCTCAGATGTACCAGTATGCTGTGTCCACCGTGAGCCAAGGAAAGTACCCCAGAGCTAAAG GCTCAGTTGTTGCCCCCCGTCCGGACCACAACTCGTCGGGAGCTCCTATGCTCCAGGCGGCATCAGCAGCAGGTCCTCCTCTTGTGGCCTCTCCTTATCCCCAGTCTTACCTGCAATATAGCCAGGTCATCCCTGCCATGCCACACTATCCGGGACAG CCGGTGTATTCCATGCTGCAAAGTGGAGCGCGGATGCTGAGTTCAGGGGGACACCCTCAGACGCTTGGACATCCTGGTCCTCAATACCCTGGCCAGACCGAGGGACCCCCAGGAGCCCAGCAGGGCATGTATG CCCCTCAGTCATTCCCCCATCACTCGGGCTCCATGCATCCTCCGCAGCCCTCCACCACTCCCACCGGCAACCAGCCACCCCCTCAGCACCCCGCCCCTAGCCCAGGCCAG tcTGGTCAATCAGGTCCACAACCGCAGGCTTTGTATCATTCAGCTCCCCTGTCAGCTCCCACCCCCCCTAACCTGCCGCCAGGCCACAGTTCTCCCCAGGCCTCATACCCCATCCAGGGCTACAGCCTGCCAGGACATCAGCCTCTACCCCACCCCTACACGTCCATTGGGCAGCTCACACAG GCTCATGTCCCAGGGGCACTGTCAGGCCCTCATCACTCTGGGGGTCACGGGCCTCCTCCGATGATGCTGCTTCATGCTGCTCCTCCCCCTCAGCAGGGCCCAGGTTCTGGACCTGGCCCCCAACACCCTGCACATGCACCCCCTCCACCCCAGCAAGGAACTCATCAGCACTACACCTACATCGGGCACCCTCAAG ctGTGCAGGTGCAGCCCCACCCTCCCCAACAGCTGCCCTTCCACCCTCCTGGAAACTGA